A single Klebsiella variicola DNA region contains:
- a CDS encoding acyltransferase gives MSRLLAAITLPLSIALTILVTIICSVPIIVAGLIKLLVPIPAVWRSISVFCNFMMYCWCEGLALLLHLNPWLKWDVEGLEGLNKKNWYLLISNHHSWADIVVLCVLFRKHIPMNKYFLKQQLAWVPFIGLACWALDMPFMRRYSRSYLIRHPERRGKDVETTRRSCEKFRAHPTTIVNFVEGSRFTEAKKHETRSPYDNLLPPKAAGIAMALNVLGSQFDKLLNVTLCYPENNTKPFYDMLSGRLTRIVVRINLVPIGEELHGDYVNDKNFKRGFQRWLNGLWEEKDRQLTDIMRDKER, from the coding sequence ATGTCGAGATTACTCGCTGCGATAACACTTCCGCTGAGTATCGCCTTAACCATCTTAGTCACCATTATCTGCTCTGTACCGATCATCGTCGCCGGGCTGATTAAACTGCTGGTCCCCATTCCAGCGGTATGGCGCTCTATATCTGTTTTTTGCAATTTTATGATGTATTGCTGGTGCGAAGGGCTGGCGCTGCTGTTGCATCTCAATCCCTGGCTTAAATGGGACGTCGAGGGTCTGGAAGGCTTAAATAAAAAGAACTGGTATCTGCTGATCAGTAACCACCATAGCTGGGCAGATATCGTGGTGCTGTGCGTGCTGTTCCGCAAGCATATTCCGATGAATAAGTACTTCCTTAAACAACAGCTGGCGTGGGTACCCTTCATCGGCCTCGCCTGCTGGGCGTTGGATATGCCCTTTATGCGCCGCTATTCACGCAGTTACCTTATTAGACACCCGGAACGCCGCGGTAAAGATGTCGAAACCACCCGCCGTTCATGTGAAAAATTTCGCGCGCATCCGACGACTATCGTCAATTTTGTGGAAGGCTCGCGTTTTACCGAAGCCAAAAAGCACGAGACGCGCTCGCCTTACGATAACCTGCTACCGCCTAAAGCGGCAGGTATCGCCATGGCGTTAAACGTGCTCGGTTCGCAGTTCGATAAACTACTGAATGTCACGCTGTGCTACCCGGAGAATAATACAAAGCCGTTTTACGATATGTTAAGCGGCCGCCTGACGCGCATTGTAGTACGTATCAATCTGGTTCCTATTGGTGAAGAGCTGCACGGCGATTACGTTAACGATAAGAACTTTAAGCGCGGCTTCCAGCGCTGGCTCAATGGGCTATGGGAAGAGAAAGACCGTCAGTTGACTGACATCATGCGGGACAAAGAAAGGTAG
- the dsbA gene encoding thiol:disulfide interchange protein DsbA, with product MKKVWLALAGMILAFSASAAQITDGKQYITLDKPIAGEPQVLEFFSFYCPHCYQFEEVLHVSDNVRQKLPEGTKMTKYHVEFLGPLGKDLTRAWAVAIALGVEDKITAPMFEAVQKTQTVQSVADIRKVFVDAGVKGEDYDAAWNSFVVKSLVAQQEKAAADLQLQGVPAMYVNGKYQLNPQGMDTSNMDVFVAQYADTVKQLVEKK from the coding sequence ATGAAAAAAGTTTGGCTGGCGCTGGCTGGTATGATTCTGGCTTTTAGTGCATCCGCTGCCCAGATCACCGATGGCAAGCAGTACATTACCCTTGATAAGCCGATTGCTGGCGAGCCGCAGGTGCTCGAGTTCTTCTCATTCTACTGCCCGCACTGCTACCAGTTTGAAGAAGTGCTGCATGTTTCTGACAATGTGCGTCAGAAACTGCCGGAAGGCACCAAAATGACCAAATACCACGTTGAGTTCCTGGGCCCTCTGGGCAAGGATCTGACGCGGGCGTGGGCGGTGGCCATCGCGCTGGGTGTTGAAGATAAAATTACTGCGCCGATGTTCGAAGCCGTGCAGAAAACCCAGACCGTGCAGAGCGTGGCTGACATTCGTAAAGTGTTTGTCGACGCTGGCGTGAAAGGGGAAGACTACGATGCCGCATGGAATAGCTTCGTGGTGAAATCTCTGGTCGCTCAGCAAGAGAAAGCGGCAGCCGATCTGCAGCTGCAGGGGGTACCGGCTATGTATGTTAATGGTAAATACCAGCTGAACCCGCAGGGGATGGACACCAGCAATATGGATGTCTTCGTCGCTCAGTATGCGGATACCGTGAAGCAACTGGTAGAGAAGAAATAA